In one window of Nicotiana tabacum cultivar K326 chromosome 12, ASM71507v2, whole genome shotgun sequence DNA:
- the LOC107791565 gene encoding putative beta-D-xylosidase 7, which produces MKLDTLALINTLLWLTLISTSESTQPPFSCDSSLPLTKSLKFCQSALPISVRAKDLVSRLTLDEKISQLVNSAPAIPRLGIPAYEWWSESLHGVGAAGRGIFFNGSIVGATSFPQVILTAASFDENLWYRIGQVIGREARGVYNAGEAVGMTFWAPNINIFRDPRWGRGQETPGEDPSMSGKYAIRYVRGVQGDSFEGGKLKKGHLQASACCKHFTAYDLDQWKTLDRFSFNAIVTPQDMADTFQPPFQDCIQKAQASGIMCSYNSVNGIPSCANYNLLTKTARQQWGFHGYITSDCDAVQVMHDNHKYAKTPEDAAAFALKAGMDVNCGDYLRKYTKSAIMQKKVSEAHVDRALHNLFSIRMRLGLFNGNPTKQLFGNISPNLVCAQQHQELALEAARSGIVLLKNTGKLLPLSKAKTNSLAVIGPNANSAYVLRGNYDGPPCKSIEILKALSGYVKAVQYHPGCNAVNCTSAAIDQAVNAAKNVDYVVLVMGLDQGQEREQFDRDDLVLPGQQEKLINSVAKAAKKPVILVLLSGGPVDVSFAKINTKIGSILWAGYPGEAGGLALAEIIFGEHNPGGKLPITWYPQEFVKIPMTDMRMRPNPATGYPGRTYRFYKGPKVFEFGYGLSYTTYSYEFSYGTPKTVQLNQLSTAKTVQGLDSIRYTSVEEMGIDNCEKAKFSAHVSVKNSGEMDGKHPVLLFVKQDDKVQNGSPVKQLVGFQSVSLKAGENSEIVFEISPCEHLSSANEDGLMMIEEGSRYLVVGDAEHPINIMI; this is translated from the exons ATGAAACTTGACACCTTAGCTCTCATTAATACTCTCCTATGGCTAACACTCATTTCAACAAGTGAGTCAACTCAGCCACCTTTCTCGTGTGACTCATCTCTTCCTCTGACCAAATCCTTAAAGTTCTGCCAATCAGCTCTTCCCATCAGTGTACGTGCAAAGGACCTTGTCTCTCGACTAACACTCGATGAAAAGATTTCCCAACTCGTTAACTCAGCTCCGGCGATTCCAAGACTCGGTATTCCGGCTTACGAGTGGTGGTCGGAGTCTCTTCACGGCGTTGGAGCTGCCGGTAGAGGTATTTTCTTCAATGGGAGTATTGTTGGAGCCACCAGCTTTCCTCAAGTTATTCTCACTGCTGCTTCTTTTGATGAAAACCTTTGGTATCGCATTGGCCAG GTGATAGGAAGAGAGGCAAGGGGAGTGTATAATGCAGGAGAAGCAGTAGGGATGACATTTTGGGCACCAAATATAAACATATTTAGGGACCCAAGATGGGGAAGAGGGCAAGAAACACCGGGGGAGGACCCAAGTATGAGTGGTAAATATGCAATAAGGTATGTGAGAGGAGTACAAGGTGATAGTTTTGAAGGTGGAAAACTCAAGAAAGGTCATCTTCAAGCTTCTGCTTGCTGTAAACATTTCACTGCTTATGATTTGGATCAATGGAAAACCTTGGATCGCTTTAGTTTCAATGCCATT GTTACCCCTCAAGATATGGCAGATACATTTCAGCCCCCTTTCCAAGATTGCATACAAAAAGCACAAGCTAGTGGAATAATGTGCTCTTACAACAGTGTTAATGGAATCCCAAGTTGTGCTAATTACAATCTTTTGACTAAAACAGCTCGTCAACAATGGGGTTTTCATGG GTACATCACATCCGACTGTGATGCAGTGCAAGTTATGCATGACAATCACAAGTATGCAAAAACACCAGAAGATGCAGCGGCATTTGCACTTAAAGCTG GCATGGATGTAAACTGTGGGGATTACTTGAGGAAATACACAAAATCAGCAATTATGCAGAAAAAGGTTTCAGAAGCTCATGTAGACAGGGCTCTTCACAATCTTTTCTCTATTAGAATGAGATTAGGACTATTCAATGGGAACCCAACAAAACAGCTCTTTGGAAACATTAGTCCTAACCTGGTTTGTGCTCAACAACACCAAGAATTAGCGCTTGAAGCTGCAAGAAGTGGCATTGTCTTGCTCAAGAACACCGGCAAACTTCTTCCTCTTTCCAAGGCCAAAACCAATTCCCTTGCTGTCATTGGTCCTAATGCCAACAGCGCTTACGTTCTTCGTGGAAACTACGACGGTCCTCCTTGCAAATCTATCGAGATTCTCAAGGCGTTGTCAGGTTATGTGAAGGCAGTGCAATACCACCCGGGCTGCAATGCAGTGAACTGCACGTCTGCTGCCATTGATCAAGCTGTCAACGCTGCAAAGAATGTGGATTACGTCGTTTTGGTTATGGGGTTGGATCAAGGTCAAGAGAGGGAACAATTTGATCGCGATGACTTGGTGCTCCCAGGGCAGCAAGAAAAGCTCATTAATAGTGTAGCTAAAGCTGCAAAGAAACCTGTTATATTGGTGCTTCTCTCTGGAGGTCCAGTCGATGTTTCTTTCGCGAAAATCAACACCAAAATAGGAAGCATTTTGTGGGCTGGCTATCCTGGTGAAGCTGGAGGGCTTGCTTTAGCAGAAATTATATTTGGTGAACATAATCCTG GAGGTAAATTACCTATTACTTGGTATCCTCAAGAATTTGTCAAAATACCAATGACAGACATGAGGATGAGACCTAATCCAGCAACAGGCTACCCTGGTAGAACATATCGATTTTACAAGGGTCCCAAAGTTTTCGAGTTTGGATATGGTCTTAGTTACACAACCTATTCCTATGAGTTCAGCTATGGCACTCCTAAAACTGTCCAGTTAAATCAATTATCAACTGCAAAGACAGTTCAAGGTTTGGATTCAATCCGTTACACGTCTGTGGAAGAAATGGGAATAGACAACTGTGAGAAGGCAAAATTCTCAGCTCATGTTAGTGTCAAAAACTCAGGGGAAATGGATGGTAAGCACCCAGTACTACTTTTTGTGAAGCAGGATGACAAAGTTCAAAATGGAAGTCCTGTAAAACAGCTAGTTGGATTCCAGAGTGTGAGTTTAAAGGCAGGAGAAAATTCTGAAATTGTGTTTGAGATCAGTCCTTGTGAACATCTTAGCAGTGCCAATGAGGATGGATTAATGATGATAGAAGAAGGGTCTCGTTACCTTGTCGTTGGCGATGCTGAACACCCCATTAACATCATGATCTGA